From the genome of Thermogutta terrifontis, one region includes:
- a CDS encoding sigma-54 interaction domain-containing protein gives MREVYRLVRRVANSDASVLILGETGTGKELIAKAIHQLSPRRGGPYIRVNCGALPEGLLESELFGHVRGAFTGAVENRTGRFEAAHTGTIFLDEIDSTTPKLQVKLLRVLQQHEFERVGDTRTIQVDVRVIAASNRDLLEEVEAGRFREDLYYRLNVVTVYLPPLRERREDIPELVGHFLRLYNEKNRRHVPFVHPDAMRALQAYDWPGNVRELQNYIERAVILAPGDEITCDLLPDAVVGRQAPRLGYRRRNLDRMIRDLVSTALSQFFPGKGNLYEEIVGRVERELIFQVMDRCHHVQIKAAAQLGLNRNTLRKKLKEWGMELDSGDHEEVPDTQEKSSAPVGDV, from the coding sequence ATGCGGGAAGTCTACCGGCTTGTTCGACGGGTGGCGAATTCTGATGCCTCCGTACTCATTTTGGGCGAGACGGGGACAGGAAAGGAACTCATCGCCAAGGCCATCCACCAACTCAGCCCTCGCCGTGGCGGGCCTTACATTCGGGTGAATTGCGGAGCCCTCCCGGAAGGGCTTCTGGAAAGCGAACTCTTCGGTCACGTGCGAGGGGCTTTTACGGGGGCTGTGGAGAACCGGACGGGAAGGTTCGAAGCCGCCCACACCGGCACGATCTTCCTGGATGAAATCGACTCGACCACTCCCAAGCTCCAGGTGAAGCTTTTGCGCGTACTGCAACAGCACGAATTTGAACGGGTCGGCGATACCCGGACCATTCAGGTCGATGTTCGTGTTATCGCCGCAAGCAACCGCGATCTTCTGGAAGAGGTTGAGGCAGGGAGGTTTCGCGAGGACCTTTACTATCGGCTCAACGTGGTGACGGTCTATCTTCCACCCCTGCGTGAAAGGCGGGAAGATATCCCGGAACTGGTGGGACATTTTCTGCGATTGTACAACGAAAAAAACCGGCGACATGTGCCCTTTGTTCATCCGGACGCGATGCGGGCACTCCAGGCGTATGATTGGCCGGGCAATGTCCGCGAACTTCAGAATTACATCGAACGCGCTGTGATTCTCGCACCGGGGGATGAGATCACCTGCGACCTTTTACCGGACGCCGTTGTCGGAAGGCAAGCCCCTCGGCTGGGATACCGTCGCCGGAATCTGGACCGTATGATCAGGGATTTGGTGTCCACCGCCCTGTCGCAGTTTTTCCCGGGCAAGGGAAACCTCTATGAAGAGATCGTAGGGCGGGTCGAGCGCGAGCTGATCTTCCAGGTCATGGATCGGTGTCATCATGTTCAGATCAAAGCGGCAGCACAACTCGGGCTGAATCGCAATACCCTGCGCAAGAAGCTAAAAGAGTGGGGGATGGAACTGGATTCCGGGGATCATGAGGAGGTGCCGGACACGCAAGAGAAATCGTCGGCGCCCGTCGGCGATGTTTGA